A single region of the Nicotiana sylvestris chromosome 6, ASM39365v2, whole genome shotgun sequence genome encodes:
- the LOC104231226 gene encoding shewanella-like protein phosphatase 1, with the protein MATLALTCSLPLQPPSASSQSQSRKLVDTILSTPAQYSSSSSNSYGSLKPIVVNGDPPTFVSAPGRRIVAVGDLHGDLDKARGALETAGVLSSDGQDFWIGGETVLIQLGDILDRGEDELAILSLLKSLDIQAKAHGGAVFQVNGNHETMNVEGDFRYVDNGGLDECIDFLEYLEECEHNWEEAFVSWCAVSGRWKQDRKVSHNYWAPWNLVKRQKGVIARSILMRPGGPLACELARHGVVLKVDDWLFCHGGLLPHHVAYGLERLNREVSQWMKGPSEADDSPQMPFIATRGYDSIVWNRLYSRDSDLEDYQIEQIQSLLEETLQTVGAKAMVVGHTPQPMGVNCKYDCSIWRIDVGMSSGVLGSSPEVLEIRDNKARALRSTRDWSSELQVADYT; encoded by the exons ATGGCTACTCTTGCACTAACATgttctttacctcttcaaccaccTTCTGCTTCTTCACAATCACAGTCCCGCAAATTGGTTGATACGATTCTTTCAACTCCAGCTCAGtatagcagtagcagtagtaatAGCTATGGAAGCTTAAAACCCATTGTAGTAAATGGGGACCCGCCCACTTTCGTTTCAGCTCCGGGTCGCCGAATTGTCGCGG TCGGAGATTTGCATGGAGATCTTGATAAGGCAAGAGGTGCACTTGAGACGGCTGGTGTGCTGAGTTCTGATGGTCAAGATTTCTGGATTGGCGGTGAGACG GTGTTGATTCAGCTTGGAGATATACTTGACCGAGGTGAAGATGAACTTGCAATTTTATCATTGTTGAAGTCACTAGATATCCAAGCAAAAGCTCATGGTGGAGCAGTTTTCCAG GTCAATGGAAATCATGAAACTATGAATGTAGAGGGGGACTTCAGATATGTTGATAATGGGGGACTTGACGAGTGTATAGACTTTCTGGAGTACTTGGAGGAATGTGAACACAACTGGGAAGAAGCTTTTGTCAGTTGGTGTGCTGTGTCTGGCAGATGGAAACAGGATAGGAAGGTGTCTCATAATTATTGGGCTCCATGGAATTTGGTAAAG CGGCAAAAGGGTGTAATTGCAAGATCAATCCTCATGAGACCCGGAGGTCCATTGGCATGTGAGTTGGCCCGTCATGGTGTTGTTCTTAAGGTTGATGATTGGCTCTTCTGCCATGGTGGCCTTCTTCCTCATCATG TTGCCTATGGCTTGGAGAGACTGAATAGAGAAGTATCTCAATGGATGAAAGGTCCGAGTGAAGCTGACGATTCTCCGCAGATGCCTTTCATAGCCACCAGGGGCTATGACAGTATCGTGTGGAACCGTTTGTACTCCAGAGACTCAGATCTGGAAGACTACCAGATCGAGCAG ATCCAATCTCTTCTTGAAGAGACACTGCAAACTGTGGGTGCCAAAGCTATGGTTGTAGGGCATACTCCTCAACCTATGGGGGTGAATTG CAAATACGACTGTAGCATATGGCGGATTGATGTGGGAATGTCTAGTGGAGTACTTGGCTCGAGCCCTGAG GTCCTAGAAATAAGAGATAATAAAGCTAGGGCCCTAAGGAGCACAAGGGATTGGTCCAGTGAACTTCAGGTTGCTGATTACACGTAG
- the LOC104231228 gene encoding cytochrome b561 and DOMON domain-containing protein At5g47530-like, with protein MLAFCFFVSLFFISSAQTNCSDFQFHDKSFDSCSNLHTLNSFIHWNFDQPSRTVEIAFRRSENVHGRWLAWAINPTSTGMVGSQAFVALQHSDGTLEAYTSPINTYGTMLEKGDLSLRVYDVSAQNINGEVIIFAKFEIPTNGSTVVNHVWQQGPLQDNKPRIHDLSGDNVKSFGTLDFHSGKTMTTKVKSSSRSKLKIAHGIINGVSWGMLMPLGVVLARLRYLPLTDPLWFHLHIYCQILAYFLGITGGSLGFVLGRQSSGVKIKHTSHRYIGGALLGLATLQVLARWLRPKPDHKYRVYWNFYHWFTGYATIILGIINCFKGFQMMDVGIWKNAYIGFLASLSFIAVVLEVLRWILKAKKDTEETTVGA; from the coding sequence ATGCTAgccttttgcttctttgtttccctATTCTTCATCTCATCTGCTCAAACCAACTGCTCCGATTTCCAATTCCATGACAAGTCGTTTGATTCATGCTCAAATCTTCATACATTAAATTCTTTTATTCATTGGAATTTCGACCAGCCTTCTCGTACTGTTGAAATTGCCTTTAGGAGATCCGAAAACGTGCATGGAAGATGGCTTGCTTGGGCTATAAACCCTACATCAACAGGAATGGTTGGATCACAAGCTTTTGTGGCATTGCAACATTCTGATGGTACTCTTGAAGCATACACATCACCTATTAACACCTATGGAACTATGCTTGAAAAGGGTGACTTGAGTTTAAGGGTTTACGACGTTTCAGCTCAGAATATCAATGGAGAAGTTATCATCTTTGCCAAGTTTGAGATTCCTACCAATGGAAGTACTGTTGTGAATCATGTATGGCAACAAGGACCATTACAAGATAATAAACCAAGAATTCATGACTTGTCAGGAGATAACGTTAAGTCTTTTGGGACTTTGGATTTCCATTCGGGGAAAACTATGACTACAAAAGTAAAATCAAGTTCAAGATCTAAGCTTAAAATTGCTCATGGAATTATCAATGGTGTTAGTTGGGGGATGTTAATGCCACTAGGTGTTGTTCTTGCTAGATTGAGATATTTACCTTTGACAGATCCTTTGTGGTTTCATCTACATATTTATTGTCAAATCTTGGCTTATTTTCTTGGTATTACTGGTGGAAGTTTGGGATTTGTTCTTGGGAGGCAATCTTCTGGAGTAAAAATTAAACACACTTCTCATAGGTATATTGGTGGTGCACTTTTAGGGCTTGCAACATTACAAGTTTTAGCTCGTTGGTTGAGGCCAAAACCAGATCACAAATATAGGGTATATTGGAATTTTTACCATTGGTTTACTGGTTATGCTACTATTATATTGGGAATTATCAATTGTTTCAAGGGTTTTCAGATGATGGACGTGGGAATTTGGAAGAATGCTTATATTGGTTTTCTTGCTTCGTTGAGTTTCATTGCTGTTGTTCTTGAAGTTCTGAGATGGATCTTGAAGGCTAAAAAAGACACAGAAGAAACTACAGTGGGAGCTTAA
- the LOC104231225 gene encoding uncharacterized protein, which translates to MATDASPKFQKPDLLSVPQPPDYHRPEVAVSPEHDGLHFWQFMIAGSIAGMVEHMAMFPVDTIKTQMQALGSCPLKYASIRTALGSILKSEGIPGLYRGIGAMGLGAGPAHAVYFSIYEICKKSFSGGNPNNSGAHAISGVFATVASDAVFTPMDMVKQRLQLSDSPYKGVMDCVKRVLKEEGFNAFYASYKTTVLMNAPYTAVHFATYEAAKRSLLGVSPESASDERLIVHATAGAAAGASAALITTPLDVVKTQLQCQGVCGCDRFKSGSIRDVFRTILKKDGYKGLMRGWMPRMLFHAPAAAICWSTYEASKAFFQELNTGSSSVT; encoded by the exons ATGGCCACCGATGCTTCCCCAAAATTTCAAAAACCGGATCTTTTATCAGTGCCACAACCACCCGATTACCACCGCCCGGAGGTCGCCGTTTCGCCGGAGCACGACGGACTGCATTTCTGGCAGTTCATGATAGCCGGTTCAATCGCCGGCATGGTGGAACACATGGCCATGTTCCCCGTAGATACAATTAAAACCCAAATGCAAGCCTTAGGTTCTTGTCCTCTTAAATATGCCAGTATCCGTACAGCTCTCGGGTCAATTCTCAAATCCGAAGGGATTCCTGGGCTTTACCGTGGTATTGGAGCTATGGGCCTGGGTGCTGGCCCAGCCCATGCCGTTTACTTCTCCATTTATGAGATTTGTAAGAAGAGTTTTTCTGGCGGGAACCCGAATAATTCTGGTGCACATGCTATTTCGGGTGTTTTTGCCACGGTAGCAAGTGATGCGGTGTTTACGCCTATGGATATGGTGAAACAGAGGCTGCAGTTGAGTGATAGTCCGTACAAAGGTGTAATGGATTGTGTGAAGAGGGTTTTGAAGGAAGAAGGGTTTAATGCTTTTTATGCTTCGTATAAAACTACAGTCTTGATGAATGCCCCATATACGGCTGTGCATTTTGCTACCTATGAGGCTGCGAAACGGAGTTTATTAGGGGTTTCGCCAGAGAGTGCAagtgacgaaagattgatagttCATGCCACTGCTGGTGCGGCAGCTGGGGCGTCTGCGGCATTGATTACAACGCCGCTTGATGTTGTCAAGACGCAATTACAATGTCAG GGTGTCTGCGGCTGTGACAGATTTAAATCTGGGTCAATTAGGGATGTTTTTCGGACAATTCTGAAGAAGGATGGATACAAGGGTCTTATGAGGGGTTGGATGCCAAGGATGCTTTTCCATGCTCCTGCCGCTGCAATTTGCTGGTCTACATATGAAGCTTCCAAGGCCTTCTTCCAAGAGCTCAATACTGGTAGCAGCAGTGTGACCTGA